A single genomic interval of Antechinus flavipes isolate AdamAnt ecotype Samford, QLD, Australia chromosome 1, AdamAnt_v2, whole genome shotgun sequence harbors:
- the NUF2 gene encoding kinetochore protein Nuf2, which yields METLSFPRLNPAEIVTHVQNSVLTGADGKTLSKNDIFPNPKSEVLRKIFLRTLQIVYGIPLDAFYMMPVNIESMYPQIMEGFLPLCNLFVYMESFLRICRVNDFEFADIFYPKGKRTCRFLSAIINFIHFRESRREIYMKHLWEYKSSTDKMQQLHVAQQEALMKLEKLDSVPAEEQAEFKQLLEDIQERQKTLNGFRQKTTTIQDGISQKKLDLAETTKRLNELKLSLVTLKEEQENLKTKIVDSPEKLKNDKEKMKETVQKLKISKLEVTEKYEAYRDAIEGMPSFQMELQLYQKKMQELAESVDKVTRILKENQSLEDQIESAQTELKKLKTEETSLKRLLIVEKEKLATTQLKINKKHEDVKQYKRLVLEECNKIQEKRGAICEQVTTINCDAQKIRREIQQLEDVTENEKVKFQEIFLTLKSAVEKYHEAMEKAAEEGKARISEKAAELKIEFII from the exons ATGGAAACCCTGTCTTTTCCCCGACTGAATCCAGCTGAGATTGTGACTCATGTCCAGAATTCAGTCCTGACAGGAGCCGATGGCAAAACTCTCTCCAAGAATGATATTTTTCCTAACCCAAAG TCTGAAGTCTTGCGCAAGATTTTCTTGCGAACACTACAAATTGTATATGGAATTCCACTGGACGCCTTTTACATG ATGCCAGTGAACATTGAAAGCATGTACCCACAGATAATGGAAGGCTTCTTACCGTTGTGTAACTTGTTTGTTTATAT GGAGTCTTTTCTTCGCATCTGCCGGGTGAATGATTTTGAGTTTGCTGATATTTTCTATCCAA AAGGAAAACGTACATGTCGGTTTTTAAGTGCCATCATCAATTTCATTCACTTCAGAGAATCACGTCGagaaatatatatgaaacatttatGGGAATAC AAATCTTCTACGGACAAGATGCAGCAGCTACATGTAGCACAACAGGAAGCATTGATGAAATTGGAGAAACTTGA TTCTGTTCCAGCTGAAGAGCAAGCTGAGTTCAAACAGCTCCTGGAGGACATCCAGGAGCGGCAAAAAACGCTGAATGGGTTTCGTCAAAAAACA ACAACAATACAAGATGGCATTTCCCAGAAGAAGTTAGACCTTGCTGAGACCACTAAACGTCTG aatgaattaaaattgTCACTAGTTACTTTGAAAGAAGAACAggagaatttaaaaacaaaaattgtcgACTCACCAGAGAAGTTAAAGaatgataaagagaaaatgaaagagacagTGCaaaaactcaaaatttcaaaG CTTGAAGTGACTGAGAAATATGAAGCTTATCGAGATGCAATTGAGGGTATGCCTTCATTCCAAATGGAGCTACAGTTAtatcaaaagaaaatgcaagaacTTGCAGAGAGCGTGGACAAAGTCACAAGGATCTTGAAAGAG AACCAATCCCTGGAGGACCAGATTGAAAGTGCTCAGACtgaattaaagaaactgaagacTGAGGAAACATCATTGAAAAGACTCCTCATTGTTGAGAAAGAGAAGCTTGCCACAACCCAACTGAAGATAAATAAGAAGCATGAGGATGTTAAGCAGTATAAACGCTTAGTACTTGA GGaatgcaataaaattcaagaaaagagaGGAGCCATATGTGAACAGGTGACAACAATTAATTGTGATGCTCAAAAAATCAGACGTGAAATACAACAGCTAGAAGATGTCActgaaaatgagaaagtaaaattcCAG gaaatctTCCTCACTTTGAAAAGTGCTGTGGAGAAATACCATGAAGCTATGGAAAAGGCAGCAGAAGAGGGCAAAGCTAGAATTAGTGAAAAAGCTGCCGAGCTGAAGATAGAGTTTATCATTTAG